The Deltaproteobacteria bacterium genome contains a region encoding:
- the metG gene encoding methionine--tRNA ligase, which yields MSTPFYITTPIYYVNAKPHLGHAYTTLVADVATRFHDMLGSETFFLTGTDEHGDKIVQAAEKEGLKPREYVDKISNLFRALWPELDIENSDFIRTTDSGHIAVVKRILQQIYDAGDIYFSEYEGLYCFGCERFYTERELVDGKCPDHETEPEVIKESNYFFKMSRYQDWLIDHIKNNPGFIRPERYRNEVLAFLSEPLEDLCISRPKSRITWGITLPFDEQYVTYVWFDALLNYISALGYPEGERFEKFWPVAQHIVAKDILKPHGIYWPIMLKAAGIPIYRHLNVHGYWNVDQSKMSKSIGNVVEPLQLKNVYGLDAFRYFLMREMAFGLDSNFNEEALVQRINADLANDLGNLVSRVTSMTLRYFKGAVPGSHPETEDNDDADVRRQAEKAVEAFETHMYDFAFHKAIMAVWVFVGCLNKYIDLKAPWVLAKDAQKTAALETVIYNLLEGIRIVSGLIYPIMPQTAKAIQTQLGLDPNDGPFFRLTHLGSWGKTTAGNQVKKSPPLFPRVEMAPAAKPEKGTAGIGDLKPRIPFEAFGKLDLRVGTVLKAKPIPKSKKLLELEVDLGELRTIVAGISQNYAPQDIVGRQVIVVANLQPAKLMGIESNGMVLAAVDEQGASLAAPGRTVAPGTKVS from the coding sequence ATGTCTACGCCATTTTACATTACCACCCCCATCTATTATGTTAACGCCAAACCCCATCTCGGGCATGCGTACACCACCCTTGTTGCCGACGTCGCCACCCGGTTCCATGACATGCTGGGGAGCGAAACCTTTTTTTTAACGGGCACCGACGAACACGGCGACAAAATCGTACAGGCAGCGGAAAAGGAGGGCCTGAAGCCAAGGGAGTATGTCGACAAAATCAGCAATTTGTTCAGGGCGCTCTGGCCGGAGCTCGACATCGAAAACAGCGATTTTATCCGCACCACGGACAGCGGTCACATAGCTGTCGTCAAACGCATTCTCCAGCAAATTTATGATGCCGGCGATATATATTTCAGCGAATACGAAGGCCTGTACTGTTTCGGCTGTGAACGTTTCTACACCGAAAGGGAACTGGTCGATGGCAAATGCCCGGATCACGAAACCGAACCGGAAGTGATCAAGGAATCCAATTATTTTTTCAAGATGAGCCGTTACCAGGATTGGTTGATAGATCACATTAAAAACAACCCCGGGTTCATCCGCCCGGAACGTTACCGGAACGAAGTGCTGGCGTTTCTCAGTGAACCCCTCGAAGATTTGTGTATTTCACGGCCGAAATCCCGCATCACCTGGGGCATTACCCTGCCCTTCGACGAACAGTACGTCACGTACGTGTGGTTCGACGCTTTGCTGAACTACATCTCGGCTCTGGGATATCCGGAGGGGGAGCGGTTCGAAAAATTCTGGCCCGTGGCCCAGCACATTGTCGCCAAAGACATTCTCAAACCCCACGGCATCTACTGGCCAATTATGCTCAAAGCCGCAGGGATTCCCATCTACCGGCACTTGAACGTTCACGGGTATTGGAATGTGGATCAGAGCAAGATGTCCAAATCCATCGGCAATGTGGTGGAACCCCTGCAGTTGAAGAATGTATACGGCCTGGATGCCTTCCGCTATTTCCTCATGCGCGAAATGGCATTCGGACTGGATTCGAACTTCAACGAAGAAGCCCTGGTCCAACGTATCAACGCAGACCTGGCCAACGATCTGGGAAACCTGGTCAGCCGTGTGACCTCCATGACCCTGCGCTATTTCAAAGGTGCTGTTCCGGGCTCTCACCCGGAAACAGAGGATAATGATGATGCCGATGTCAGGCGGCAGGCGGAAAAGGCGGTGGAAGCCTTCGAAACCCATATGTACGACTTCGCCTTTCACAAGGCCATCATGGCCGTGTGGGTTTTTGTCGGCTGCTTGAACAAATATATCGACCTGAAAGCGCCCTGGGTACTTGCCAAGGACGCCCAAAAAACAGCCGCACTGGAGACGGTAATCTACAACCTCCTGGAAGGGATCAGAATCGTCTCCGGACTGATCTACCCGATTATGCCCCAAACCGCGAAAGCCATTCAAACCCAGCTCGGCCTGGATCCGAATGACGGTCCTTTTTTCCGTTTGACGCATCTCGGGTCCTGGGGTAAAACGACTGCGGGAAATCAAGTCAAGAAAAGCCCCCCCCTGTTTCCAAGGGTTGAAATGGCGCCGGCTGCAAAACCGGAAAAAGGAACCGCCGGAATCGGCGACCTCAAACCACGCATTCCCTTTGAAGCGTTTGGAAAACTCGATCTGAGGGTGGGTACCGTCCTGAAGGCGAAACCCATCCCGAAGTCAAAAAAATTACTCGAGCTCGAAGTCGATCTCGGCGAGCTGCGCACCATCGTTGCGGGAATTTCCCAGAATTACGCCCCCCAAGACATCGTGGGCCGACAGGTGATCGTCGTGGCCAATCTCCAGCCGGCCAAATTGATGGGGATCGAATCAAACGGAATGGTGCTGGCGGCTGTGGACGAACAGGGGGCGAGCCTCGCAGCGCCGGGCAGAACGGTCGCTCCGGGAACAAAGGTCAGCTGA
- a CDS encoding stage 0 sporulation family protein produces the protein MKKIVGIRFKPAGKIYHFDSGAFVLKPGDYVIVETEKGLGFGTVAIPPEPMENTPRGKTFKKVHRVASENDHHRREKNIALEARAYKFCQKCIKKNDLKMNLFSVESTFDASRLTFFFTADGRVDFRELVKKLVKEFRVRIEMRQVGIRNQAKMCGGIGRCGREICCSSFIEKFDPVSIKMAKQQGLSLNPTKISGQCGRLMCCLTYENKTYAKLKEGFPKIGKNIRVRDGNGKVIRHNILGRRVSVRLENGSEVELDVNDINAPDK, from the coding sequence ATGAAGAAAATTGTTGGGATACGGTTCAAACCGGCGGGCAAAATCTATCATTTCGACAGCGGTGCTTTTGTGCTCAAACCGGGTGATTATGTCATCGTGGAAACCGAAAAGGGGCTCGGATTCGGCACTGTGGCCATTCCGCCGGAACCCATGGAAAATACGCCACGTGGCAAAACGTTCAAAAAGGTCCACCGCGTCGCCAGCGAAAACGATCACCACCGCCGGGAAAAAAATATCGCCCTGGAAGCACGCGCCTATAAGTTCTGCCAGAAGTGCATCAAAAAAAACGATCTGAAAATGAATCTCTTTTCGGTTGAAAGCACCTTCGATGCCAGCAGGCTTACTTTCTTTTTTACTGCCGACGGCCGGGTCGACTTTCGTGAACTCGTCAAGAAGCTGGTCAAAGAGTTCCGGGTCAGGATCGAAATGCGGCAGGTCGGAATTCGCAACCAGGCGAAAATGTGTGGCGGCATCGGCAGGTGCGGCCGTGAGATCTGCTGTTCGTCCTTCATTGAAAAATTCGATCCTGTATCCATCAAAATGGCCAAGCAGCAGGGTCTTTCCCTCAACCCTACAAAAATTTCCGGCCAGTGCGGCCGTCTGATGTGCTGCCTGACCTATGAAAACAAAACCTATGCCAAATTAAAGGAAGGCTTTCCTAAAATTGGTAAAAATATTCGCGTTCGAGACGGAAACGGCAAGGTAATCCGCCACAACATTCTCGGACGCCGTGTTTCGGTGCGACTGGAAAACGGTTCCGAGGTCGAACTGGACGTAAATGATATTAACGCACCGGATAAATAG
- the holB gene encoding DNA polymerase III subunit delta', which produces MTIKSAAGFSAIHHQEKAVHRLTGWLQGGNLPHALLFTGIDGIGKKKTALTFAGALNCRMAADRRTAVNSRIVPCGECRPCRKIEAGQHPDVIVITPEKSRIKILTIRNLGHTLAVKPYEASQRVVVIDQAQTMNPEAGNSLLKLLEEPPENTVLILIADNKHNLLPTIVSRCQQVAFKPIPGHAIAEYLEKQGVRGDKAAILAKLANGSYGKADSLVDAGWVGRREWIIQLVDPHDGGGDRSVQIRSFLAFSELMSLNREAIPDALEILISWFRDLAVVKAGSNRVANTDLMEKIARAARHYETASLLADIDLLEAAKKNIQANVNTRLTLDVMMMNLSPIRSAVR; this is translated from the coding sequence TTGACTATTAAGTCTGCAGCCGGCTTTTCGGCTATTCACCACCAGGAAAAGGCTGTTCACCGACTGACCGGTTGGCTGCAGGGGGGTAATCTTCCCCATGCGTTGCTGTTTACCGGCATCGACGGGATCGGGAAAAAAAAGACCGCATTAACTTTTGCCGGGGCTCTCAACTGCCGCATGGCCGCCGATCGGCGGACCGCTGTAAACAGCCGGATCGTACCGTGCGGGGAATGCAGGCCGTGCCGAAAAATCGAAGCGGGTCAGCATCCGGACGTCATCGTTATAACGCCTGAAAAATCAAGGATAAAGATCTTGACGATCCGGAATCTTGGCCATACGTTGGCCGTGAAACCGTATGAGGCTTCGCAGCGAGTGGTGGTCATCGACCAGGCTCAGACCATGAACCCGGAAGCCGGTAATTCACTGCTGAAGCTGCTCGAAGAACCACCGGAAAACACTGTCCTGATCCTCATTGCCGACAACAAACACAACCTCCTGCCCACTATCGTATCGCGCTGTCAACAGGTAGCCTTCAAACCGATTCCCGGGCATGCCATTGCGGAGTACCTTGAAAAGCAGGGCGTTCGAGGCGACAAAGCCGCCATTTTAGCCAAGTTGGCCAACGGGAGCTACGGCAAAGCGGACAGCCTCGTGGATGCCGGTTGGGTAGGGCGGCGCGAGTGGATTATACAGCTTGTCGACCCTCATGACGGGGGTGGCGATCGTTCCGTACAAATCCGATCCTTCCTGGCATTTTCGGAGTTGATGTCCCTCAACCGGGAAGCGATTCCGGACGCCCTGGAAATCCTGATATCCTGGTTCAGGGATTTGGCGGTTGTCAAGGCGGGGTCGAACAGGGTTGCCAACACGGACCTCATGGAAAAAATCGCACGGGCGGCGCGGCATTACGAGACAGCCTCGCTGCTTGCCGACATCGACCTGCTGGAAGCGGCCAAAAAAAACATCCAGGCCAATGTCAACACGCGCTTGACGCTGGATGTCATGATGATGAATTTATCTCCAATCCGGTCTGCCGTTCGTTGA
- a CDS encoding integration host factor subunit beta has protein sequence MNKLELISALKDEADISKAEAAKVVQIFFENMAEAMARGERVEIRGLCSFYVKDYKSYVGRNPKTGEKVAIHPKKLPFFKPGKELKERVDY, from the coding sequence ATGAACAAACTGGAGCTCATCTCTGCATTGAAAGACGAGGCCGACATCTCAAAAGCCGAAGCCGCAAAGGTGGTGCAGATATTCTTCGAAAACATGGCGGAGGCCATGGCCCGGGGGGAGCGCGTAGAAATAAGAGGGTTGTGCAGTTTTTATGTAAAAGATTACAAGAGTTATGTCGGCAGAAACCCCAAGACAGGAGAAAAGGTCGCTATCCATCCGAAGAAACTGCCTTTTTTTAAACCGGGAAAAGAGCTGAAGGAGCGGGTTGACTATTAA
- a CDS encoding UpxY family transcription antiterminator, giving the protein MDHGGLEKKWYVLHTRSRFENVVNDGLLKKSFEVFLPKVQVKSRRQDRKLMIRVPVFPGYLFVKSDLEAREHIEIVKTTGAVRIVGTKDGPVPVPGETIDSLKILVASGTPIQTGNRLVKGDRVLVVYGIFAGVVGTFKRYRGKGRVIINVDTLGQTAGVEVDEADVEPVPGILA; this is encoded by the coding sequence ATGGACCATGGCGGACTTGAAAAAAAGTGGTATGTGCTTCACACCCGCAGCCGATTCGAAAACGTCGTCAACGACGGCCTGCTTAAAAAATCATTCGAAGTCTTCCTGCCCAAGGTGCAGGTAAAGAGCCGTCGCCAGGACCGAAAACTGATGATTCGGGTGCCTGTTTTTCCCGGATACCTCTTCGTGAAAAGCGACCTCGAAGCCCGTGAACATATCGAAATCGTCAAAACCACCGGCGCGGTGCGCATCGTCGGAACCAAGGACGGCCCCGTACCCGTTCCCGGCGAAACCATCGACTCCCTCAAAATCCTGGTTGCCTCCGGCACCCCCATTCAGACGGGAAACAGGCTTGTCAAAGGTGACAGGGTGCTGGTTGTATACGGCATTTTTGCAGGCGTGGTGGGTACCTTCAAGCGTTACCGGGGCAAGGGCCGTGTCATCATCAATGTCGACACGCTGGGTCAGACGGCCGGGGTCGAGGTTGACGAGGCGGATGTCGAACCCGTTCCCGGAATTTTAGCCTGA
- the lptD gene encoding LPS assembly protein LptD produces the protein MPPNIHTESSTTRAGNAFQEICSQAAKGTLLLGIAIVFFALMTLSAAGAAAEDLDRQLNEPNRPWHIVADELSYDDTAKVYNARGNVQITQGDKKISADQVRFDHENMTVEASGHIVVSSGEDVISADSLTFDLEREEGQVSNGRLYFEKNHFIVRSDNLQKTGKDTYRADRASVTTCDGEKPDWKITGRNLNVTIEGYGTAYHAALWVKNVPILYTPWIGFPVKTKRQTGLLTPQIGYSSRKGYEYDQPLFWAINKSSDATFYSHYMSDRGNKFGTEYRYASSPLSKGTTMFDYLDDRRVDSVTGDDPGSPERDWGYVENTGDDFLRTNRDRYWFRTKNDQELPGNFKALFDLDIVSDQDYLTDFKRGYTGFITTRDYYNNEFGRDLDDYNDPVRLNRFNVNRYWSRFNLNAEARWYDDVIARTQDLPDTTAQRLPFIQFNGSKQAVANTPLFFDLSSSYTHFYRDTTTTDNGVTRDHRIDLYPRGYLPLDVGRYFTLEPSVGLRETAWYIADDVDPTSDDAGEDYQHREFWDIGLDLSTEIYRIFNGGEGQQPLKHTLNPRITYNYVPDYAQSSHPDFDAIDRIEASNQVTYSLSNLFIQRRAVQQKPELSDEAPGYRYHQMARFDIGQTYDFNEAFEDDPDKWKNGESREPFRPVFARLQITPGRHFRLSADADWSVYDNEPVSHSLLSRISDNRDDVLTIEHRYTRETDEDAGDGVNSLVVDGLLRLTRPLSLIARYEYDFYADEDLETTLGILYDAQCWSLDLRYTRDVDEIMYAFEIRLKGIGGFESGIAP, from the coding sequence ATGCCCCCGAACATCCATACAGAATCCTCAACGACCCGTGCCGGAAACGCCTTTCAGGAGATCTGTTCCCAAGCCGCCAAGGGCACCCTGCTCCTTGGAATCGCCATTGTTTTTTTCGCTCTGATGACCCTGTCCGCTGCCGGGGCAGCGGCGGAAGACCTGGACCGCCAGTTGAACGAGCCGAACCGCCCCTGGCACATCGTGGCCGACGAGCTGAGTTATGACGATACCGCCAAGGTATACAATGCCCGGGGCAACGTTCAAATCACCCAGGGGGACAAGAAGATCAGCGCCGATCAGGTCCGGTTCGACCATGAAAACATGACGGTGGAGGCCAGCGGTCACATCGTGGTTTCCTCCGGCGAAGATGTGATCTCGGCCGACAGCCTGACCTTCGACCTGGAAAGGGAAGAGGGGCAGGTGTCCAACGGCAGACTCTATTTTGAAAAAAACCATTTCATCGTTCGATCCGACAACCTCCAAAAAACCGGTAAAGACACCTACCGGGCCGACAGAGCCAGCGTCACCACGTGTGACGGTGAAAAACCCGACTGGAAAATCACGGGGCGTAATCTCAATGTGACCATCGAGGGCTATGGGACCGCCTACCATGCCGCCTTGTGGGTTAAGAATGTGCCGATCCTTTACACACCCTGGATTGGATTCCCCGTCAAGACCAAGCGGCAGACCGGTCTGCTGACGCCCCAGATCGGTTATTCCAGCCGCAAGGGCTATGAATACGACCAACCGCTTTTCTGGGCCATCAACAAAAGCTCGGATGCCACTTTCTACTCGCATTACATGTCCGACAGGGGTAACAAATTCGGCACTGAATACCGCTACGCGTCAAGTCCCCTTTCAAAGGGAACGACCATGTTCGACTACCTGGACGACCGGCGGGTCGACAGCGTCACCGGGGACGACCCGGGCTCCCCGGAAAGGGACTGGGGCTATGTGGAGAATACCGGCGACGATTTTCTGCGGACCAACAGGGACCGTTACTGGTTCAGAACCAAAAACGACCAGGAACTTCCTGGAAACTTCAAGGCCCTGTTCGACCTGGACATTGTCAGCGATCAGGATTACCTGACGGATTTCAAGCGGGGATACACGGGTTTCATCACAACCCGCGATTACTACAACAATGAATTCGGACGAGACCTGGACGATTACAACGATCCGGTAAGGCTTAATCGTTTCAACGTCAACCGGTACTGGTCGCGCTTCAACCTGAATGCGGAGGCGAGATGGTATGACGATGTCATCGCCCGCACCCAGGATCTGCCCGACACCACCGCCCAGAGGCTGCCTTTCATCCAGTTCAACGGTTCGAAACAGGCTGTCGCCAATACCCCCCTTTTTTTTGATCTGAGTTCCTCCTACACCCATTTTTACAGGGACACGACGACCACCGACAACGGGGTCACCCGGGACCACCGGATCGACCTGTATCCCCGGGGTTACCTGCCCCTGGACGTCGGCCGTTATTTTACTCTGGAACCATCTGTGGGGCTGCGTGAAACCGCCTGGTATATCGCAGACGACGTCGATCCCACATCGGATGATGCCGGAGAAGACTACCAGCACCGTGAATTCTGGGATATCGGCCTGGACCTGTCGACGGAAATCTACAGGATTTTCAACGGCGGTGAAGGTCAACAGCCTCTCAAGCACACCCTCAATCCACGCATTACCTATAACTATGTGCCCGACTATGCACAGTCGTCCCACCCCGACTTCGACGCCATCGACAGGATTGAAGCGTCGAATCAGGTCACCTATTCCCTGTCCAACCTGTTCATCCAGCGCCGGGCGGTCCAGCAGAAACCCGAGCTTTCCGATGAGGCCCCCGGCTACCGGTATCATCAGATGGCGCGGTTCGACATCGGGCAGACCTATGATTTTAACGAAGCTTTCGAGGACGACCCCGACAAATGGAAGAACGGTGAAAGCCGGGAACCCTTCAGACCGGTTTTTGCAAGGCTGCAGATCACGCCCGGGCGTCATTTCAGGCTGTCGGCGGATGCGGACTGGTCCGTTTATGACAACGAACCCGTGAGCCACAGTCTTTTGTCGCGGATTTCCGACAACCGCGACGACGTTCTGACAATCGAACACCGCTATACCAGAGAGACAGACGAAGATGCCGGGGATGGCGTCAATTCGCTGGTCGTGGATGGTTTGCTGCGTCTAACCCGCCCCCTGTCGCTGATCGCCCGCTATGAATACGACTTTTATGCGGATGAGGATCTTGAAACCACGCTTGGGATCCTGTACGATGCCCAGTGCTGGTCCCTGGACCTGCGCTATACCAGGGACGTGGATGAAATTATGTACGCGTTTGAAATACGGCTCAAGGGCATCGGCGGCTTCGAAAGCGGCATCGCCCCCTGA
- the surE gene encoding 5'/3'-nucleotidase SurE yields the protein MDILLSNDDGIQAEGLWALYRCFAPSHHLIVVAPDRERSAIGHAITLHAPIRAEAVSMNGEKNAYAVNGTPADCIKLAVTELVGKKPDLVIAGINPGANVGVNVNYSGTLAAAREATLYGIPAIAVSIQGRSPAYYDEAAVFVEGLARRVGRHGLPQGTLLNVNIPDLPWDRLKGIRFSRQGSEHFKEGMEKRFDPRNRPYYWYGAYAQEPTGQADADAMALAEEHISITPLQCDATNYDYLDTLETWDIRL from the coding sequence ATGGATATTCTGCTATCAAACGACGACGGCATTCAGGCGGAGGGGCTTTGGGCCCTGTACAGGTGTTTTGCGCCTTCACATCATTTGATCGTCGTCGCTCCGGACCGTGAAAGGAGCGCCATCGGGCATGCCATCACCCTGCATGCGCCCATTCGGGCCGAAGCGGTCTCCATGAACGGTGAAAAAAACGCCTATGCCGTCAACGGGACCCCCGCGGATTGCATCAAACTGGCGGTTACCGAATTGGTGGGGAAAAAGCCGGACCTGGTCATAGCCGGCATCAATCCCGGTGCGAATGTTGGCGTAAATGTAAATTACTCGGGAACGCTGGCCGCGGCGAGGGAGGCGACGCTGTACGGCATTCCGGCCATTGCGGTTTCCATACAAGGGAGGTCGCCGGCCTATTACGACGAAGCGGCCGTCTTTGTCGAGGGATTGGCGCGCAGGGTCGGCCGGCATGGTCTGCCGCAGGGGACACTGTTGAATGTAAACATTCCCGACCTGCCCTGGGACCGCTTGAAGGGCATACGCTTCAGCCGGCAGGGCAGTGAGCATTTCAAGGAGGGCATGGAAAAACGCTTCGATCCCCGGAATCGCCCTTATTACTGGTACGGGGCGTATGCCCAGGAGCCCACCGGGCAGGCCGATGCGGACGCCATGGCCCTGGCCGAGGAGCATATCAGTATTACCCCTCTTCAGTGCGATGCCACCAATTATGACTATTTGGATACGCTGGAGACATGGGATATCCGTTTATAG
- the tmk gene encoding dTMP kinase, whose amino-acid sequence MFISFEGIEGSGKTTQISRVRDFLGRKGVSCVTTREPGGTEIGRRIRAILLDPRSEELHPLAELLLYMADRAQHLRQVVQVNLEAGKTVLCDRYFDATLAYQGYARGLDMEMITRLHRQALGNVKPDLTFLLDLSPEEGLARAWRQIDGGDRAAGETRFEEEKVAFHQKVREGYLTLAEAEPARFAVVDAAMDVDRVGDAICSVLTEKLGV is encoded by the coding sequence ATGTTCATTTCATTCGAAGGCATAGAGGGTTCGGGAAAAACGACCCAGATAAGCCGGGTGAGGGATTTTTTGGGCCGAAAGGGTGTCAGCTGCGTCACGACGCGGGAACCGGGGGGTACGGAGATCGGGCGGCGCATTCGGGCCATCCTGTTGGATCCCCGCAGTGAAGAACTCCATCCCCTGGCGGAACTGTTGTTGTATATGGCCGACCGGGCGCAGCACCTGAGACAGGTCGTGCAGGTCAACCTGGAAGCGGGCAAAACCGTTTTGTGCGACCGGTATTTTGACGCCACCCTCGCTTATCAGGGGTATGCCAGGGGGCTGGACATGGAGATGATCACCCGGCTCCACCGGCAGGCACTCGGGAATGTAAAGCCGGATCTGACCTTTCTGCTGGATCTGTCCCCCGAGGAGGGGCTTGCCAGGGCATGGCGGCAGATCGATGGCGGAGACAGGGCGGCCGGCGAGACGCGTTTCGAGGAAGAAAAAGTGGCTTTCCATCAAAAAGTGCGCGAGGGTTACCTTACGCTCGCCGAGGCCGAACCTGCCCGTTTCGCAGTGGTTGACGCCGCCATGGATGTAGACAGGGTGGGAGACGCGATTTGTTCGGTCCTGACTGAAAAGTTGGGGGTATAG
- the cysS gene encoding cysteine--tRNA ligase, with protein MSNGILDKIGNTPLVEIKRINPNPDVTVLAKLEYMNPGGSIKDRAALYMIAAGETSGELTPNKTVIEATSGNTGIGLAMVCAVKGYRLLLAMSESASAERQQILRARGAEILLTPGHLGTDGAIEEVYRLVRENPGDYFMTDQFNNEANWQAHYHGTAPEIWAQTKGKVDKIVATLGTSGTLMGISRRMRTYDKKVTVIGVEPYLGHKLQGLKNMKESYHPEIFDKSLLDQKTNVEDEPAFEMARRLATEEGIFVGMSSGAAMVAALDEAATMHFGTIVVVLPDGGERYLSTPLFTVRENVHLKLFNTLSRTKEPFEPLVSGKVSIYSCGPTAYARMHLGECRRFVFSDLLSRYLTYRGYAVKHVMNITDFDDKTIEGSEKAGMDLSEFTGKHIDRFKADLAYLGIRPADNYPRASEHTEEMVSLVRRLVAKGFAYEKLRSIYYDISRFTDYGKLSGVDLDKIRLGATVDLDEYEKENPRDFTLLKRSKLSELKRGIFVQTDWGNVRPSWHIQCAAMSMKHLGESYDIHTASRELIFPHHENEIAIASSVTGKPLAKYWLHCDRVLADGKKMQGDGGDLSIEDLMAAGYKGREIRYWLITAHYRRPVQYSLSKLENARRALKRIDACVKRLQGVTGGRPYADLDQLIYDIKQGFVGAMDDDLNISAAVASIFSQIKRINKLIGAGEIDASGAAQVLEAFKRIDDVLNIFDIRAISPDAEIASLIREREAARQKGDWERADAIRLALTARGVMVQDRKIDIE; from the coding sequence ATGAGCAACGGCATTCTGGATAAAATAGGCAACACCCCCCTGGTTGAGATCAAGCGCATCAACCCGAACCCGGACGTGACCGTGCTGGCCAAACTTGAATATATGAATCCGGGGGGTTCCATCAAGGACCGGGCGGCGCTCTACATGATCGCGGCCGGGGAGACATCGGGAGAACTGACCCCAAATAAAACCGTAATAGAAGCCACCAGCGGCAATACGGGTATTGGACTGGCCATGGTGTGCGCGGTCAAGGGGTACCGCCTGCTGTTGGCCATGTCGGAATCGGCCAGTGCGGAACGGCAGCAGATTCTGCGGGCCAGGGGCGCAGAAATTTTGTTGACGCCCGGGCACCTGGGAACCGACGGCGCCATCGAAGAGGTCTATCGCCTGGTGCGCGAAAATCCGGGCGACTATTTCATGACCGATCAGTTCAACAATGAGGCCAACTGGCAGGCCCATTACCACGGCACCGCACCTGAAATCTGGGCCCAGACCAAGGGCAAGGTGGACAAAATCGTCGCCACCCTGGGAACCAGCGGGACGCTCATGGGTATTTCCCGCCGCATGCGGACCTACGACAAAAAGGTTACCGTGATCGGTGTGGAACCTTACCTGGGGCATAAGCTCCAGGGCCTTAAGAACATGAAAGAATCTTATCATCCTGAAATTTTTGATAAAAGCCTTTTGGATCAAAAAACGAACGTCGAGGATGAGCCCGCTTTCGAGATGGCCAGGCGGCTGGCTACGGAGGAAGGGATCTTTGTGGGCATGAGCAGCGGTGCCGCCATGGTGGCGGCCCTCGATGAAGCCGCCACCATGCATTTCGGCACCATTGTGGTGGTGCTGCCGGACGGCGGTGAGAGATACCTCAGCACACCCCTTTTTACGGTCAGGGAAAACGTTCACCTGAAGCTTTTCAACACCTTGAGCCGCACCAAGGAGCCTTTCGAACCGCTGGTTTCGGGAAAGGTGTCCATATATTCGTGCGGACCCACGGCCTATGCCAGGATGCATTTGGGGGAATGCCGGCGGTTCGTTTTTTCCGATCTGTTGAGCCGCTATCTTACCTACAGGGGATACGCCGTCAAGCATGTTATGAACATCACCGATTTCGACGACAAGACCATCGAGGGATCGGAAAAGGCGGGCATGGATCTGTCTGAATTCACCGGCAAACACATCGACCGCTTCAAGGCCGATCTGGCATATCTGGGGATCCGGCCGGCGGACAATTATCCCAGGGCCAGCGAACACACGGAAGAGATGGTGTCGCTGGTACGCAGGCTGGTAGCCAAGGGCTTTGCCTATGAAAAGTTGCGCTCGATCTACTACGACATTTCACGATTTACGGATTACGGAAAGCTTTCGGGTGTCGATTTGGATAAAATCAGATTGGGCGCTACGGTTGACCTGGATGAATATGAAAAAGAAAATCCGAGGGATTTCACGCTCTTGAAAAGATCCAAGTTGTCCGAACTGAAACGGGGCATTTTCGTTCAGACCGACTGGGGCAACGTAAGGCCGTCCTGGCATATTCAGTGTGCGGCCATGTCCATGAAACACCTCGGTGAAAGCTACGACATTCATACGGCCAGCCGGGAACTGATCTTTCCTCATCACGAAAACGAGATCGCCATCGCCAGTTCCGTTACGGGCAAACCACTGGCGAAATATTGGCTCCATTGCGACAGGGTGCTTGCGGACGGGAAAAAAATGCAGGGTGATGGCGGCGACCTGTCCATAGAGGACTTGATGGCGGCCGGCTACAAGGGACGCGAGATACGCTACTGGCTGATTACGGCGCATTACCGCCGACCGGTGCAGTACTCCCTGTCTAAACTGGAAAATGCCAGGCGGGCGTTGAAAAGGATCGACGCCTGTGTCAAAAGGCTTCAGGGGGTGACCGGTGGACGGCCCTATGCCGATCTGGATCAACTGATCTATGACATCAAGCAGGGCTTCGTGGGCGCGATGGATGACGACCTCAACATTTCGGCTGCCGTCGCCAGCATTTTCAGCCAGATAAAAAGAATCAACAAGTTGATCGGGGCGGGGGAGATAGATGCCTCCGGGGCAGCACAAGTGCTGGAGGCCTTCAAACGCATTGATGACGTGTTGAATATTTTCGATATCAGGGCAATCAGCCCGGACGCAGAAATTGCCAGCCTGATCAGGGAAAGGGAAGCGGCCAGGCAGAAAGGCGACTGGGAGCGGGCCGACGCCATTCGCCTGGCCCTGACGGCCCGCGGCGTCATGGTTCAGGATAGAAAGATAGACATCGAATAG